In Syntrophotaleaceae bacterium, a genomic segment contains:
- the ftsW gene encoding putative lipid II flippase FtsW has product MEAERRFDATILLLAVVLTCFGVVMVYSSSSIMAAERYHDGFYFLKRQGLYALAGFGLMAVLMRMDYHLLRRLAFPGLILCALMLLLVLVPGIGSRAGGAARWIKFPGFSFQPSEAVKLALIFYMAHSLAKKQDKVKSFKLGILPYMIVLSLLLLLLLLQPDFGSAMTLAVVAMVMLMAAGTRISHLSSIVVLALPFIYYFVWHVDYRRRRIMAFLDPWQDPTDTGFQIIQSLIAFGTGGLIGNGLGEGKQKLFYLPEAHTDFIFSVVGEELGFAGTIVITAMFLVLVLRGIRVSLQAPDDFGRYLAFGITLLLGMEAFLNIAVVMGMLPTKGMALPFISYGGTSLLTSLAAIGILLSVSSRIKGEL; this is encoded by the coding sequence ATGGAGGCGGAACGGCGGTTCGATGCCACGATACTGTTGCTGGCTGTCGTTTTGACCTGTTTCGGGGTCGTCATGGTCTATTCGTCCTCTTCCATCATGGCGGCCGAACGCTACCACGACGGCTTCTATTTCCTCAAACGCCAGGGGCTCTACGCGCTGGCCGGCTTCGGACTTATGGCTGTCCTGATGCGGATGGACTATCATCTTCTGCGGCGTTTGGCTTTTCCAGGCCTGATCCTCTGCGCCCTGATGCTGCTGCTGGTGCTGGTTCCCGGAATCGGCAGCCGTGCCGGGGGAGCGGCCCGCTGGATCAAGTTCCCGGGTTTTTCCTTTCAGCCGTCGGAAGCCGTCAAACTGGCCCTGATTTTCTACATGGCCCACTCCCTGGCGAAGAAGCAGGACAAGGTCAAGAGTTTCAAACTGGGCATCCTGCCCTACATGATCGTGCTTTCGCTTCTGCTGCTGCTCCTGCTGCTGCAGCCCGATTTCGGCAGCGCCATGACCCTCGCCGTCGTGGCGATGGTCATGCTGATGGCCGCCGGCACCCGGATCTCCCATCTGTCATCCATCGTAGTGCTGGCTCTGCCATTTATCTACTACTTCGTCTGGCACGTCGATTATCGCCGCCGCAGGATCATGGCTTTCCTCGATCCCTGGCAGGACCCGACCGACACCGGCTTTCAGATCATTCAGAGCCTGATCGCCTTCGGGACCGGCGGCCTGATCGGCAACGGTCTCGGGGAAGGCAAGCAGAAACTTTTCTACCTGCCCGAGGCCCATACCGATTTCATCTTTTCAGTGGTTGGGGAAGAATTGGGTTTTGCCGGCACCATCGTGATTACTGCCATGTTTCTGGTACTGGTCCTGAGGGGTATTCGCGTCTCCCTGCAGGCTCCCGACGATTTTGGCCGCTACCTGGCCTTCGGCATCACCCTGCTGCTGGGTATGGAAGCTTTTCTCAATATCGCGGTGGTCATGGGCATGCTTCCGACCAAGGGCATGGCGCTGCCCTTCATTTCCTACGGGGGAACCAGTCTGCTGACGTCCCTGGCGGCGATCGGTATCCTATTGAGTGTTTCCAGCCGGATAAAAGGGGAGCTGTAA